The genomic region GGAGTAGCATCTGCACGCTCTGGAGCCGTGGAAGAAGTTTTGGCAGTTGTAGCACTGCAACacatcttttttgttttttatttcttcttctacttcaaCTTTCATATGGCATAAGtttgttatatttttaactttttctgtgtcgCTCTCATAATGTGTCAGCATATAAAGGGGCAATTCTCTGCCATCTTTTTTGGATATCATTCTATGTAGGTCTACTATTTCTATTTTCAGGTTGACTATTTCATCTCCTAGTTCGTCTACGTTAGTATATTTCGTTAGTCCGTGTATGactgttctttttgttttatctATATCCTCATCTAGGGGATATGCGACGTATTCAATTTGGTTGCCTTTATTTTCTAGTATTTTTAATATGCCATGATAATCCTCTCTATTTCTAGTTTGAATTATAATACTTCTGCCTGACTTTGCaaatttattttctgttattatGCCTTGTTTGGCACTTGTATTCAGTATATCCTGGCCAGCCTCTACTGTTTTCAGTATTATTGGTGGcggttttctgttgtttttgttttggGTAGTTTCCACAGTCTTGCTGGTCGAGGCTGTGGCCGCTTTTCCTTCTTGTTTTGCTTTATCAGGTgttttttcattgttttggtctttGTTGGTTTTTGTCTCATTTTCTGAGTTGGATTTTACCTGTTTGGCTGGATTTTCTTTTTCAGCTTTCTCCttgttttttcttttgtttcctttttttcgGTTTACTTCCGTGAAACCTTCTTTTTCTTCATCGGCGTCCTCGTCCATTTGGGTGTTTTTTCCCGTCTGTGGTTCTTTTTCTTTTGCTTGTTCAGCTTTCCTTATGTCTCTTGCTCTTATGTTGTCGTccatttcttgttcttttctctttTCAACTATGCGTCTCTGCTTTTCAGCTGAGCTTATGTTGTCTTcattttgttttgcttttttGGGAGGCTTTATTATTTCTATTACCTCTCGTTTTTTCCTTTTGGATAGGATTGACTTTTGGTATGACTTGTTTTTGTATACCGTTGTCTCTGTTTCTGATTCTTCATGTTTTTCATTTTCTGTCTGTTCCCAGGTCATTGGACTTTcgtctatttttgttattgtgACAGTCCGTTTGTTTGTCATTTCTTGGACGGTTTTGGTCAATTTCATGATTTGATCCATCATCCTTCTTGCTTCGTCGTCTTTTGTTCTAATTATTGATCTTAATTCGGCGATTAGAACTTTGAATTCTTGTTGTTCTCGTTTATTTTCTCTGTCTCTTTCTTCGAGTATTTCCTTGAATTCTTGTTGTTCTCGCTTATTTTCTTTATCTCTCTGTTCGAGTTGTTTCATCAGATGTTGTATCGTGTTTGCCAGGTCACTTTGATTTCTCTCTGTGTCTGGGCTATTACACGGTCTTTTGGTGGGCTTCTTGCCTTCAAATCGTTGGCTGTCGTAGTCAGCTTCTAGTTGTGGGTCATTTGTGAACTCAAGTGAGTTTGTTGTTCTCTGAGGGGGAATGGTAACTATCTGTTGAATCATAACTACTTGGTTTTCCTGAAGGGACCCGGGGTTATTATTGCAATTTTTGATGCTTGATTCATCTGGCTGAGGGCCTTCTGAATCTTTTATTTATTCATCATGAGAGAAGACTGCTTTTATCTCTTCCATAACGATATCATCTGTCAAGGATTGGGGTGGACTAGGGGGAGGGACTGGAGTAGTGCCCATATCAGACACTGACTCTGTCTCTGGGAATAATTCAATGAAATCGTGAGCTGGATGCACGGTGGACATAGGATTGTCCGACGACATTTTACAGTTAACTATTTATAAGAATCTGTTTTTTGCGCTTGGCTAGACCGCTGTCCAACCAAGTTCTGGGTGCCGTCCCAGGGACCTACGCGGATGTGTCACTGCCTAATTTGCTATAGGTAGGGTTCCACTTGCTATTTCTCAGATAACTGGCCCAGGTTGCCGTGTCTGCACGAAGTGAATTTAAAAATTCCACCCCTTGCAGTGTCATCCCTGCG from Diabrotica virgifera virgifera chromosome 3, PGI_DIABVI_V3a harbors:
- the LOC126882680 gene encoding unconventional myosin-X-like → MIQQIVTIPPQRTTNSLEFTNDPQLEADYDSQRFEGKKPTKRPCNSPDTERNQSDLANTIQHLMKQLEQRDKENKREQQEFKEILEERDRENKREQQEFKVLIAELRSIIRTKDDEARRMMDQIMKLTKTVQEMTNKRTVTITKIDESPMTWEQTENEKHEESETETTVYKNKSYQKSILSKRKKRESVASGFWGTQSFLSYHITVNNSNIKP